CATTTTGTTTGTTGCCATTAGTGAAATGCACTTCTAAAAATGTAGCCCTATAGGATATATTTAGACTAAAACACATTACTCTTATTTAAactgatttgaatttgaatCAGGACTATCTAAACAAACTGAAATCGGTTAATTAAAGGTGAAGAAGTTTTACTTCCATCTCTGTCACCTCCTAGTTAAGAGAAAACAATCCTTTTCAGATTGAGTAACATGCACAAATATATGTCATCTTCTCTCAAAAGGTGAGGAAGGTTAAcgtaattagttttttttaattgaaaaacttaaaaaaaatcttaatttgaaTAAGTAAACCACACGATAACATTGAAATATTTTGGACTTAAAAGAGTTTTTGCTGATACATATGATGCAATAATTGGAAAGTTGTGTATGAAAAATTAATCCAACTTCAACATTATTAGGAATTGGAGAGTGTAACTGTTTTTTGAAACACAAACATTGATACATTGGTCCTTTGATGCCCTATTCGCTAAGACTAACCCCAAACAACCAACTAATAAGCTATAGTAGATGTGATCTTCATACAGTGGTCATTACTTTGAGTGAACCAGTGCGGAAGCGCAAGATCTTCTTCTTCAGAGCGtgggaggcttttattttgacaaatgctTTGGGTTGCAGAGGTGCTCCAAGGGAGGAAGCAGGAGGCAGCGGGGGGGAGAGTTGGGGGGAAAACTGCCAAACCAAGCCCCCACTCTCATCTGAGTCACTTGATAAGGAGCTGGAATCTGTTGGGTCTGGCTCACTGGCTGTGGACTCAGACTCGCCCTGACCTGCTTGAAAATCGTCCTGACACAACCTTTTGTCCTTCTCAAACCGACTCTCCACAGCCTGATGATGGTAGGAGTACTGGTAGTGCGTAACAGAAGAATGAGTAGGGCGGGGTTTTCGTACGCGCCTTGCAAAATGGTTTGACGGTACAGACTTTTGCGTGGGTGGTGGCATGGTGGCGTGATCAACCCCGTCTTGGCTGAGCTCCTGGATAGACTGGCAGCGGTTGTGGCCGTTGTCGCTCTGCTGCTGTCTCTTGATCCTGGATTGAGAGCTGCGGCTTCCCTTTCCAAAGCTTCCACTTCGTCCACCGTCTTTCTCCACGGAGCTGCACTTGCGATCAGAGACTCTTGGAAGGTTGCACTGTACCTGAGATCTGTATGCTTTCTTGACTACTTTCTTGGTAAAAGTACTTCTGTCTTCAATTGATCGGCATTTCTTTGGGCTCACATTGGACTTGGAGTGTTGGATGTGTGACGGGACAGACTGCTGTTCCTGATGGAAACATGGGTCTAAGGAATGGGCACTTTGGTTGGTTTTGGACCCCTCTGTATCCTTGTGAAGGCTCGGGACATGGTGTGCTCGGGAGGAATTCTGACAGGGATGAGCTGGAACATATTCTGCACTGACCAGCTGTTCCTCCAGAGAAGATCTCTCATGAACTCCCGTCAGAGCTGAAGGGGATGGATAGTCCTTGAAATGCTGGGGTGAATCTGTCTTGCTTGagtgctggtgtgtgtgtgctactCTGCTGTGTGGATGGTCCAGTGAGACAGATTTCAAGGTGTTTATAATCGAAGCTTGTCTAGGCTTATGACAAAACCCCAGCTGATGCAGGACATTTAGCTGGTGATCGGTTGCATCTTCGGAACATCCCATCCTTTGATGGTGGGCCTGACCTTGACCCTGCAGAAACACTCTCTCTGAGCACTGAGATGTCTCTTTCAGGGAAACTTTTCTTGATGACAGCTGCTCATCTTTGCAGGACGAGCTAACTTGTGTTAACACACTGACAACTCTAGCTTCATTTGTCAGGCTGGTGCGGGGCTTAGAGGACCTCAAGGGAAGAGCCTGGCTCTGGATAAGCCCAAGGGTCTCTGTTTTTGGGGGTTGCTCATAACTCTGGTGACTGGCTTCTTGTATCGTATCCTCAGAAACAATGGGTTGTCTTGCTGGCTCTGAAAGAAgtattttttccctctttgtcaTCCGGCTTTTCTGCGGGTTTGGGAGAGAACACGGGATGACGAGGTGGTGATCTGGTTCAGGACATGTGTCTGGTTCACCTgagaaacagaaacatgaaaaaaattaccATCACCTTTTCAATTTATGATTATGATTAAGAAAATAAGCTCAAGAATCAGGTCCCtcgataacaaaaaaaaaatgaaggcacTTCATAAATACCAAGGAAATAACAAGGTAAAACAGAACAGTTAAGAAGAACCAGACGAGGAGGCCTCATTTGACTTTTCCAGTAACACCTGGTCTGTATTTGTACAGTCACTCTCCCCTTTCCAGTATTTGAATAACTTCCAACAAGAACCACTGCCAACccgacaaaaaagaaaacatacataCTGTGTGTTAACGCTCGTATTTTCtttgcagtttaaaataaaattaagaatgTTGCAAACTATTACCATTCTGCTTAACACAAGACCATTTTGTCTGtgggttttttgtgttcattctctgcgcttttcaaattaaatgagtcacgtgaccaacaaccagATACCAATGACTGCCTTGGGCACTGCACAGCAGGCGCCACAAGGGGTCCCACAGCTCATCAAACGTTTAACGTGTCATgcagaattgttggatccacaacccctctgtaaaatcaccaaccatgaTTTCCCTTCATGAATCGCTTCATCTGTAGCtgctcccacgtgtaaggagatCGCAGCTTCATGACCTGAAAGAGACGCCaatgtctcctttgatagatgatgatgagcgatagtgccgtggcagaaatttgaatatATTTACTGTAAATCAATGTGTTGTTCACATCCGTCGCAATGGATTTGATTGACTTATCACGtgaattgttttgtgtttgttatgaTTTACAGTGTAATTGGGAAATTgagttttttcacatttttagaatttcaataaagttttgggcATTTGTGTAATGGAAACGCAGCGAATGTTTCGTTGTTTGGTATCTGCTCTATTGACAGGATGAATGTTGAGATGAGCCAAAAGATTGGTAAAGGATTGGTAACGCTTGGTAATGCAAAGTTACCCACAATACCTTGCTGATGGTCTGTTGGTCTGAACAGTATAGGttcctctgcagctgctcaCCAACAAAGGACTTACCCCGAATTTACACTGGTCTGTGGTGTGACTCCATGGCGTTGCGTGAGGAGTCTATCTTACGACTGTCAGCTAGTTTACATTAACTCTGTTGCGTCTCCGGCCCATCCCCCCTCCCACCAGATCCcagaggagtggtttgtcctgtaGTTCATCCCACTGTCTTTGCTCACCCAATCACTTAAACGATCAAACCCTATGCCCTCTCTTTCCTGGGTCCttgtaaaatacatgttttgtttttgaaactccACGATTAAACTCTTGTCGTCCATGGAGGTGAACTTCGAAGTTATGGCGTAAGCACGTCACCGGAAATAtggaatttattttaataaaagttttattttgaaactacaacagaagattttattttgaaacccaaaCCTGTTTCCGGTTCCCCGGCTTTTGGCTGCAAAATTTACGCGTAAACAGAAtggaaatagaactcctgcATAAAGCTTGTGTTGTGGAGAGCCAGACGTGGACCGCAAACATGATGGAGACGatgtaaacattctgattgattaatgaacattgcattttttgtgtcaacGCACTGCAATGGAGCCGCTCCGCAGACGGACTGCTGGAAATCAGCCTTAAGAGTCCTCTTAATAAAAGCCAGTAACGCAGCACATGTTTTACACAACACTTTAAAtactgttttcttctttcttttggaCTAATTTGGTGTGTAAAGCCAATAACCATCTGCACAAACTGTTGCTCATTATTTAGCAGCTGTTGTAATGATCACTTCCTTGTTTCCATCTCCTGCTGTTTCTCTACTGTAACGTTGCTGTTAAAACCACATGTAAACAGACACCAATACCATCTTTCAACCAATTagttacagtcaggaccataaatatttggacagagacacattctttctaatttagtttctgtacattaccacagtgaattttaaagaaaacaactgagatgccattgaagtgcagactttcagcttttattccatgggttgaacaaaaagattgcataaaaatgtgaaaaactaaagcatattttaaacacaatcccttaatttcatgggctcctaagtaggtggacaaatgaaataactaaaaataaaatggtcattactaatatttggttgaaaaccctttgttggcaacgacagcctgaagtcttgaactcatggacatcaccagatgctgggttttctccttctgaatgctctgccaggcctttactgcagcagctttcagttgctgtttttttgtggcttggccattcaagaatattccacttctttgctttaataaactcctgagttgctttggctgtatgttttgggtcgttgtccatctgtattatgaaacgccgcccaatcagtttggctgcattcacctggatctgtgcagacagtttgtctctgaacacctcagaattcattgggctgcttctgtcctgtgtcacgtcatcaataaacactagtgtcccagtgccactagcagccatgcacgcccagaccatcacactgcctccacagtgttttactgatgatgtagtgtgctttggatcaggagcttctccacgccttctccatacttttctcttgccatcattctggtagaggttgattttggtttcatctgtccaaagaatgtttttccagaactgtgctggcttttttagatgctttttagcaaagtccaatctagccttcctattcttgaggcttatgagtggcttgcatctttcagtataccctctgtatctactttcatgcagtcctctttttatggtagacttggatattgatacccctacctcctggagaatgttgttcacttggttggctgttgtgaacgggttcctcttcaccatggaaaggattctgccatcatccaccactgttgtcttccgtggacgtccaggtctttttgcgttgctgagttcaccagtgctttctttatttctcaggatgtaccacactgttgattttgctaCTCCTAATGCTGTAGCCATTTCTGGCatggtttttatctgttttctccgcttaatgatggctcctttcacctgcatggagagctcctttgaccgcatgttgtctgttcacagcaaaatcttcaaaatgaaagcacgagtcctcttatcaactccaggccttttatctgcttcactcataatgacataacaaggtaattgcccacacctgcccatgcaatagcatggaagtcaattgtccaattacttacgagcccatgaaatgaagggattgtgtttaaaaaatgctttagtttttcacatttttatgcaaactttttgttcaacccatggaataaaagctgaaagtctgcacttaaATGGCACCTgagttgttttctttaaaattcactgtggtaatgttcagaaactaaattagaaaaaatgtgtctctgtccaaatatttatggtcttGACTGTATTTTTTACTGGTAGACGCAGAGTTGATTCATTTACCTGAAGTGAGTGGCctgtcctcctcttcatccgAATTGACCGACTTGACCTCAGTTTTGATCTTCAGTTCTGCTACGTGCTCCTCTAAAGATGACCTGGAGTCCACATGACTGAGCTGAAAACGGCTCTGAAACAGGAGAGGGAAATGAAGAGCTGTTTATCAGACATTATAttagtcagaataaccattcttgcccTTCCACCTGTTTTTAATATGCTAATCCtctagcattttatttttctgtagcgtaagttattcaagttataaactgaccaatcagatgcctcaataaaagtatgtccAACGATGAAACatttaattgacagattctccagagcccgctttcaagtggtaggggtgtggccttcatACAaactcacttctgattggtgagaatggttgccatagaaaagtTGATTCAGCCCGACACGGACCATCATCTTATATTAACTGGTTCTAGTGTGGCAATGTCTGTTtcgcaaaaaaacaaattgatgaTTTGAGCAGGAAGTGAGCCATTGCTAACCCCTgatctatcctaggcactttaacgttgggagtttggtcatctagacccactagacagtgctctgaacctgttttcttcaattatttgtgatcttcactggtgtccatggattacatgaaacccttttcacatttatccacctttgtcatggtagggagaactaAAAGGGGCAACTACCCACCCAGCATAGTATACTCCCCCGTCGCCCCCcccatttttgagtcaatattagtatcacTATTGACAAAGGTTAAGAAACAAGCTTCTGTAAGTATTGTCAAAAAGCAAAGGCAAATATTGAGCCCCTCAAATTCCCTGTGAATGCCAGCCCATGTGGGCTGTCAGCACCCTGACCCTTAGCCAAAAATCCTCGCTAATTCCATGTTATGGAAACTCATTAATAACTCATCAATAATAAAACAGTTGGAAatattttgatcctttcatttgaaactgccttccactctgctgttttcatttgCCCCCCTCCTGCCCCTGGTTTAGTTCTAGTTTTAACCTTAGAATTTGGCTCCATTAGATGTGGACTTTCCCAGGTTCCAAAAGCAGAAAAGTTTGACTTTAGTAACGTTTTGCTGagtattttctctctttttttatttttgtttttctagttgTATTTCTGTGATTGCCCATCACAAACGTTCACAACCAAAGTTACAGAAATCTAATCtacatttttaatacaaaaaatgcATTGCCACTTTCTTCtacatttaaaagttaaacacaCCATCATGCATGAGATGCGTTGCACAAAGTTTGTCCTCCTTTGGGGTTCATTTGTGACTCTTTCAGCAGATGACAGTAAAAACTTACTATTTGGCGTGCATGGCCCCCCGCGATGCCATTTGGTGCGTCTGGTCGTCCTGACAGAGGGGAGTCCCCAAGGAGCAGAGCTCCGAGGACCAGACTCTCCTGCCTCTGTTTGAGAAGCTCCAGCTCATACAGACCAGACAGGCTGGCCTCCAGGCGCTCTTTATTCCGACTGCGCTCTGCTGCTGCCGGCAGAGGGAACGGCGCATACACGACTCCCAGAGCGCCTGGGAGCTCCACAAAAGACATCCCAGTTCCTGTTCTCCTattttaaaagaggaaaaaccaaAAGGTTTGGGCTGAGAATCTGTAAGATGTTTACTTCTACTCCAGAAAAAAGTTGACTGCAGCAGAAGTAGCTTAACGGAGTTCTGCGCTTTGGGACCTCCTTCTGCCCTGCAGTAACACGATGAGCCAGTAGGGGGAGCTCTGCGTGTTCATAAAGCAGCACATGTGGGCAGAGCAACCAAAGTGTTATAATAAAGTGTATAATAATATTAAGAACTTATCAACAGTcgaataaaaaattataaacaaacaaataactaAATATGCGAAATTACTATGTTAAagttaagaaataataaaatatatatatatgtgtgtgtgtgtgtgtgtgtgtgtgtgtgtgtgtgtgtgtgtgtgtgtgtgtgtgtgtgtgggtgtgtgtgtgtgtgggtgtgtgtgtgtgtgtgtgcagaaacGAACAAGAAGATTAAAATGAAACAGGTTCAGCAcaatttttgttcagtttgttcAGAGGCAGCAGAAAAACTGAAGGCTTATTTTCCAAATTCAGTCCAAACACGAAGAACCTGCACATAAAAAACATCACTGGAGCACACGGCATAATAACTGGTGGTTGCTATGAGAAGAGAACAGAGGTACGAAGGAActgaattaacccttgtgctatcttagatgcccccacccttacattggcgtgttattcctaccatgacaaaggtggataaaggtggaaagatttcatgtaatccatggacaccagtgaggttcacaaatcattgaagaaaaaaggttcagcgcactgtctagtgggtctagatgacccaactcccaatgttaaagtgcctaggatagcacaagggctaaggaGCGCCTTGCAGAGCAGctgttaacaacaacaaaaaggaacATTGCAAATATATACCGAATGAAACTGTAAGTAATATGCAACTTTCTaactttgatatattttttttgttgactgATTA
The DNA window shown above is from Oryzias latipes chromosome 14, ASM223467v1 and carries:
- the LOC101156518 gene encoding dapper homolog 1-like, producing MSFVELPGALGVVYAPFPLPAAAERSRNKERLEASLSGLYELELLKQRQESLVLGALLLGDSPLSGRPDAPNGIAGGHARQISRFQLSHVDSRSSLEEHVAELKIKTEVKSVNSDEEEDRPLTSGEPDTCPEPDHHLVIPCSLPNPQKSRMTKREKILLSEPARQPIVSEDTIQEASHQSYEQPPKTETLGLIQSQALPLRSSKPRTSLTNEARVVSVLTQVSSSCKDEQLSSRKVSLKETSQCSERVFLQGQGQAHHQRMGCSEDATDHQLNVLHQLGFCHKPRQASIINTLKSVSLDHPHSRVAHTHQHSSKTDSPQHFKDYPSPSALTGVHERSSLEEQLVSAEYVPAHPCQNSSRAHHVPSLHKDTEGSKTNQSAHSLDPCFHQEQQSVPSHIQHSKSNVSPKKCRSIEDRSTFTKKVVKKAYRSQVQCNLPRVSDRKCSSVEKDGGRSGSFGKGSRSSQSRIKRQQQSDNGHNRCQSIQELSQDGVDHATMPPPTQKSVPSNHFARRVRKPRPTHSSVTHYQYSYHHQAVESRFEKDKRLCQDDFQAGQGESESTASEPDPTDSSSLSSDSDESGGLVWQFSPQLSPPLPPASSLGAPLQPKAFVKIKASHALKKKILRFRTGSLKVMTTV